DNA from Mesorhizobium sp. DCY119:
CATCTCGGGCCAGGAATGGCGCCGGCTGACGCAGGGCATAGAGCAGCGCGTTCAGGCGCTGAACGCCTTTCTCGACGATATCTATCACCGCCAGGAAATCCTGCGGGCAGGGCGCATACCCCGCGAATTGATCGCCAGCAACGTGGCCTTCCTGCCGGAAATGATCGGCGTGCGGCCGCCGGGCGGCGTCTATACCCACATCATCGGCACTGACATCGTGCGCATCAATGAGAACGAATTCTACGTTCTGGAAGACAATGCGCGCACGCCCTCCGGCGTTTCCTACATGCTGGAAAACCGCGAAACGATGATGCAGCTCTTTCCCGAGCTGTTCCAGCGCATCAAGGTACGGCCGGTCGAGAATTATCCGCAGCTTCTGCGTCAGTCCCTGAGCGCCGTGCGCCCGGACGGGGTGAAGGACGCGCCGACGATCGCGGTGCTGACACCGGGCAGCTTCAACTCGGCCTATTTCGAACATGCCTTCCTAGCCGACCAGATGGGCGTGCAGCTTGTCGAAGGACAGGATCTGCGCGTCGTCGATGGCCATGTCGCCATGCGCACGACCGAAGGCTACAAACAGATCGACGTGCTCTATCGCCGCGTCGACGATGCCTTCCTCGATCCGCTGACATTCCGCCCGGATTCGGCGCTCGGCGTGCCGGGCATCATGGATGTCTACCGTGCCGGCAACATCACCATTGCCAACGCTCCAGGCACCGGCATTTGCGATGACAAGGCGATCTACTCCTACATGCCGGAAATCATCGAGTTCTATACCGGTCGCAAGGCGATGCTGGGCAACATCCCGACCTGGCGCTGCTCGGAGCCGGACAGCTTGAAATATGTGCTGGAACATCTCGATGAGCTCGTGGTGAAGGAAGTTCACGGCTCCGGCGGCTACGGCATGCTGGTCGGGCCGGCGGCGAGCAAGAAGGAATGCGAGGCGTTTTCGCAAAAGCTGAAAGCACGCCCGGCCAACTACATCGCCCAGCCGACGCTTTCGCTGTCGACCTGCCCGATCCTGACCGAAAAGGGCCTCGCCCCGCGCCACGTCGATCTCAGGCCTTTCGTGCTGGTTTCCGATCGCATCCAGATCGTGCCCGGCGGGCTGACGCGGGTGGCGTTGAAAGAAGGCTCGCTGGTGGTGAATTCCTCGCAGGGTGGCGGCACGAAGGATACGTGGGTTCTGGATGACTAAGTGAGTAGTGAGTAGTGAATAGTGAGTGGTGAATAGTGGAACAGCAGGGGAATCTGGAGATTGATCGGGAGGGTCATCGGACGCCTGTCACCTCCTATAGAGATTTGCTTGTCTGGAAGGCCGCCATTGAGCTTGCTGTTGCGTGTTATTCTGCAACCAAAGCATTCCCTGCCAGCGAAACATACGGGATGACTTCGCAGATCAGACGGTCGTCTACATCCATCTCCGCGAATATCGCTGAAGGGTATGGAAGGGAGCAGAGGGGCTCGTTCGTCCAGTTTCTTCGGGTTGCACAAGGGTCTCTCAAGGAATTGGAAACGCATCTGATACTGTCAGAGCGGCTGGAACTTATGGTGAGAAAAGATACCGCCCAACTGCTCAGCCAATCGGAAGAGTTGGGAAAAATGCTGCGCTCCATGATCCGCAGCCTGCAAAGAAAGTCGTGAGATGGGCCGCATTCACTATTCACTACTCACTACTGACTATTCACTCTGCGACGGAACCGCCTGATGCTTCTCGGACGCACCGCAAACGGCATTTACTGGATGAATCGCTATATCGAGCGGGCCGAGAATATGGCGCGCCTGATCGATGCCGGCATGCGCATGGCGCTGACCCGGACGTCGAGTTCGGCAGACGAGTGGACCTCCGTCATCCTGAGCGCCGGGGTTGAGGCGACATTTCGCGAGCGCCATGATGAGTTCAGCGCCGAAACGGTCACCGATTTCCTTCTGCGCGACACATCCAATCCGTCGAGCGTGATGTCGGCGATCGAAACGGCCCGCAACAACGGCCGCATGGTGCGTACCGCACTTACGCGCGAGACCTGGGAAAGCATCAACGAGGCCTGGATGTCGCTGAAGCGCATGCTGGGCAGCCCGGTCGACCAGCGCGACGTGCCGGCGGTGCTGGACGCCATCAAGCGCGAGACGGCGCTGATCCGAGGCGCTTTCCACGGCACGATGCTGCGCAACGAGATCTTCGATTTCTCCCAGATCGGCACCTTCGTCGAGCGGGCCGACAACACGGCGCGCATCCTCGACGTCAAATATTACGTTCTGCTGCCGTCGATTTCCTGGGTCGGGTCGACGCTGGACAACTACCAGTGGGAATCGATCCTGCGCTCGGTGTCGGCGCATCGTTCCTATCGCTGGGTTTATGAAGCCGACTACAGACCGGCCAATATCGCCGACTATCTCATCCTGAATAACCGCATGCCGCGTTCGCTTGCCTATTGCTATCGCAACATCGCCGAGAGCCTGGCCTATCTGGCTGACGATTATGGCGAACTCCACGCCTGTCACAAGACGGCGGGTGAAACCATGGCCAAGCTGGAAGTCGGCAACGTCAAGACCATCTTCGATGCAGGCCTGCATGAATTCCTGTCGTGCTTCATCCGCGACAATTACCGCCTCGGCGACGAAGTAGCCCAGAATTACAGGTTTCATTGATGCGCCTCAAAATCACGCATCGCACCGAGTACCACTACGACATGCCTGTTCATTACGGGCTGCAGCGGCTGCGGCTGTTGCCGCGAGACGGCAAGACGCAGTCGGTGCTGTCGTGGAACGTTGCGGTCGGCGGTGCGCGCGAGGAGGTGCGGTTTTCCGACCAGTTCGGCAACGACACGCGGCTGGTCAGCATCGAAGGCGATCCGCGTGTCGTGAGCGTCGAGGCCACGGGCGAGGTCGAAACGCATGACACCGCCGGCGTGAGCGGGCCTCACAGCGGTTTTGCGCCGCTCTGGCTGTTCAGTCATGCGACGCCGTTGACGGAGGCTGGTGAAGGTATCCGTCAACTGGCGTCGTCGGTGGGGCCGGGCGCCGAGATCGATCGCCTCCATCAATTGTTGGGTATGGTGCGAGAGCGTGTCGACTATGTCGTTGGCGCGACCGACGCCGAAACCACGGCGGAAGAGGCGCTGAAACAGGGCCGCGGCGTCTGCCAGGATCATGCCCATGTGTTTTCGTCGGCCGCACGGCTGCTCGGCATGCCGGCGCGCTATGTCAGCGGCTATCTGATGATGGACGGCACCATCGAGCAGGTGGCGAGCCATGCCTGGGCGGAGGCCTTTGTTCCCTCCCTCGGCTGGGTCGCGTTTGACGCCGCCAACGGCATTTCCCCAGACGAACGCTATGTGCGACTTGCGACAGGCCGAGATTATCGCGATGCTATGCCGGTTTCCGGGATTCGCTTGGGACAGGCGTCGGAACAGCTTGCGGTTCACATCACGGTCGAGCAGTAATCCCGGTATTGTTTTAGAATACGGGATTCCATGACTTACTGTGTCGGCCTCAAGTTGGATCGTGGTCTGGTGTTCATGTCGGACACCCGCACGAATGCCGGAATGGACAGCATCTCCACCTTCCGCAAGATGCATGTCTGGGAAAAGCCGGGCGAGCGGGTCATCGTCTTGATGTCCGCCGGCAACCTTGCAACGACGCAAGCCGTGGTCAGCCTGCTCGAGGAGCGCTCCAAGGCGCCGG
Protein-coding regions in this window:
- a CDS encoding transglutaminase family protein translates to MRLKITHRTEYHYDMPVHYGLQRLRLLPRDGKTQSVLSWNVAVGGAREEVRFSDQFGNDTRLVSIEGDPRVVSVEATGEVETHDTAGVSGPHSGFAPLWLFSHATPLTEAGEGIRQLASSVGPGAEIDRLHQLLGMVRERVDYVVGATDAETTAEEALKQGRGVCQDHAHVFSSAARLLGMPARYVSGYLMMDGTIEQVASHAWAEAFVPSLGWVAFDAANGISPDERYVRLATGRDYRDAMPVSGIRLGQASEQLAVHITVEQ
- a CDS encoding circularly permuted type 2 ATP-grasp protein encodes the protein MAAFDEMLPETTGLRKPYTGYDDWFKDQDAARLTEKMRDAERVFRKTGITFAVYGEEEAAERLIPFDIVPRIISGQEWRRLTQGIEQRVQALNAFLDDIYHRQEILRAGRIPRELIASNVAFLPEMIGVRPPGGVYTHIIGTDIVRINENEFYVLEDNARTPSGVSYMLENRETMMQLFPELFQRIKVRPVENYPQLLRQSLSAVRPDGVKDAPTIAVLTPGSFNSAYFEHAFLADQMGVQLVEGQDLRVVDGHVAMRTTEGYKQIDVLYRRVDDAFLDPLTFRPDSALGVPGIMDVYRAGNITIANAPGTGICDDKAIYSYMPEIIEFYTGRKAMLGNIPTWRCSEPDSLKYVLEHLDELVVKEVHGSGGYGMLVGPAASKKECEAFSQKLKARPANYIAQPTLSLSTCPILTEKGLAPRHVDLRPFVLVSDRIQIVPGGLTRVALKEGSLVVNSSQGGGTKDTWVLDD
- a CDS encoding four helix bundle protein, whose amino-acid sequence is MEQQGNLEIDREGHRTPVTSYRDLLVWKAAIELAVACYSATKAFPASETYGMTSQIRRSSTSISANIAEGYGREQRGSFVQFLRVAQGSLKELETHLILSERLELMVRKDTAQLLSQSEELGKMLRSMIRSLQRKS
- a CDS encoding alpha-E domain-containing protein, which translates into the protein MLLGRTANGIYWMNRYIERAENMARLIDAGMRMALTRTSSSADEWTSVILSAGVEATFRERHDEFSAETVTDFLLRDTSNPSSVMSAIETARNNGRMVRTALTRETWESINEAWMSLKRMLGSPVDQRDVPAVLDAIKRETALIRGAFHGTMLRNEIFDFSQIGTFVERADNTARILDVKYYVLLPSISWVGSTLDNYQWESILRSVSAHRSYRWVYEADYRPANIADYLILNNRMPRSLAYCYRNIAESLAYLADDYGELHACHKTAGETMAKLEVGNVKTIFDAGLHEFLSCFIRDNYRLGDEVAQNYRFH